In Strigops habroptila isolate Jane chromosome 4, bStrHab1.2.pri, whole genome shotgun sequence, a single genomic region encodes these proteins:
- the RAG2 gene encoding V(D)J recombination-activating protein 2, translating to MAQSADKILLEVVSAVSNSALLQPGFSLLNFDGHTFLFGQKGWPKRSCPTGVFLLDIKENELKMKPAFFSNDSCYLPPLRYPALCTLRGNAESDEYQYIIHGGKTPNNDLSDKIYVMSLVSKNSKKTTFQCIEKDLGGDVPEARYGHTINVVHSRGKSMSVIFGGRSYTPLAERTTEKWNSVVDCLPSVFLVDFEFGCCTSYVLPELQDGLAFHVSVARNDTIYILGGHSLQNNTRSPSLYKLKVDLPLGSPAVTCTILAGGISVSSAILTQTSDTEFVLVGGYESDNQKRLVCNTIVLEDSNIQIVERESPDWTPDIKHCRMWFGSDMGKGSVLLAIPGANKQLISDANYFYILRCKGAEEDKEEELTAQISSQTSAEDPGDSTPFEDSEEFCFSAEANSFDVDDTDTYNEGDEEDESETGYWITCSASCNIDINTWVPFYSTELNKPAMILCSSGAGHWVHAQCMDLSETMLLHLSEANVKYFCNEHIDLNKGLQTPKKVVPLKKQPMKPLRKKTTMKLTSAKKSFLRRLF from the coding sequence ATGGCCCAGTCAGCAGACAAAATTTTGCTGGAGGTGGTGTCAGCTGTCAGTAATTCAGCGCTGCTTCAGCCAGGCTTCTCTCTCCTCAATTTTGATGGGCACACTTTCCTTTTTGGGCAGAAAGGATGGCCGAAGAGGTCCTGTCCCACTGGTGTTTTCCTCCTCGACATAAAGGAGAATGAGCTCAAAATGAAACCTGCCTTCTTCTCTAATGACTCCTGTTACCTGCCCCCTCTCCGCTACCCTGCCCTTTGCACACTCAGAGGCAATGCAGAGTCTGATGAGTACCAGTATATCATCCATGGTGGAAAAACGCCTAACAATGACCTTTCGGATAAGATTTATGTTATGAGTCTAGTAAGCAAAAATAGcaagaaaaccacatttcaaTGCATTGAGAAAGACCTGGGTGGAGATGTCCCTGAAGCTAGATACGGGCATACAATTAACGTAGTTCATAGCCGGGGAAAAAGCATGAGTGTTATATTTGGAGGGAGATCATACACCCCTCTTGCAGAAAGAACCACTGAAAAATGGAACAGTGTAGTTGACTGTTTGCCATCTGTGTTTCTCGTTGATTTCGAGTTTGGATGCTGTACATCATACGTACTTCCAGAGCTTCAGGACGGACTTGCTTTCCATGTTTCAGTTGCCAGAAATGACACAATCTACATTTTGGGAGGCCATTCACTTCAAAATAATACCAGGTCCCCCAGCTTGTACAAGCTAAAAGTTGATCTCCCGCTGGGCAGCCCAGCCGTGACCTGCACCATCTTGGCAGGGGGAATATCTGTCTCGAGTGCTATATTGACTCAAACCAGTGATACCGAATTTGTCCTTGTTGGGGGCTACGAGTCTGACAACCAGAAACGGTTGGTATGTAACACCATAGTTCTGGAAGACAGTAATATACAGATTGTTGAAAGGGAAAGCCCAGACTGGACACCAGATATTAAACACTGCAGGATGTGGTTTGGCAGTGATATGGGCAAAGGATCTGTACTGCTGGCCATTCCAGGGGCCAACAAACAGTTAATCTCAGATGCAAACTACTTCTACATTTTGAGATGCAAGGGAGCAGAAGAGGACAAGGAGGAAGAACTGACAGCACAAATTAGCAGTCAGACATCTGCTGAAGACCCTGGAGACTCCACTCCATTTGAAGATTCTGAAGAGTTTTGTTTCAGTGCTGAAGCCAATAGCTTTGATGTTGATGATACTGACACTTACAATGAAGGTGATGAAGAAGATGAATCAGAAACAGGCTACTGGATCACCTGCTCCGCCAGTTGCAATATTGACATTAACACCTGGGTCCCTTTCTATTCAACAGAACTCAACAAGCCTGCAATGATCCTGTGTTCCAGCGGGGCTGGCCACTGGGTCCATGCTCAGTGTATGGATCTCTCAGAGACCATGCTCCTGCATCTCTCAGAAGCAAATGTCAAGTACTTCTGCAATGAGCACATTGACCTTAATAAAGGGCTACAAACTCCCAAAAAGGTGGTGCCCCTGAAAAAACAACCCATGAAACCACTGCGCAAAAAGACAACCATGAAGTTAACATCAGCAAAAAAGTCGTTTCTTCGGAGGTTGTTTTAA